A window of the Oryzias melastigma strain HK-1 linkage group LG11, ASM292280v2, whole genome shotgun sequence genome harbors these coding sequences:
- the cap1 gene encoding adenylyl cyclase-associated protein 1, whose product MAELASLVQRLEVAVGRLEVMSGPGGSSTGGSAGGAVSAYVEAFDSIVSGPVAQYLSLSQQIGGDVQKHAEMMKQAFSSQRQLLITASNSQKPSDTVLTSLMQPVSKAIQQVQAFREQNRTSPLFNHLSAVSESVPALGWVAMAPKPGPYVKEMQDAAMFYTNRVLKDYKEKDKMHVDWVKAYVSIWTEMQNYIKEHHTTGLTWSKTGPVASASAAPPRAPPAGGCPPPPPGPPPPPADLSESSGGGGGGDSRNALFASINKGADITKGLKHVSDNEKTHKNPGLRGNTGPVRSGPKPFGSSPRPAASTAPARTLPPVLELEGKKWRVENQEGAQGLVIGDTELKQVVYAFKCNNSTLQVKGKINSIILDNCKKMGLVFDDVVGIVEVINCRDVKVQVMGKVPTISINKTDGCHIYLSKDSLSCELVSAKSSEMNVLVPNKDGEFTELPVPEQFKTVWDGQKLVTTATEIAG is encoded by the exons ATGGCAGAGTTAGCGAGTCTGGTGCAGCGGCTGGAGGTGGCCGTGGGGCGACTTGAGGTCATGTCGGGGCCGGGGGGCAGCAGCACAGGAGGCTCTGCGGGGGGAG CCGTGTCTGCGTACGTCGAGGCTTTCGACAGCATCGTCAGCGGTCCCGTGGCTCAGTACCTGTCCCTCAGCCAGCAGATCGGCGGGGACGTCCAGAAACAC GCAGAGATGATGAAGCAGGCCTTCTCCAGCCAGAGGCAGCTCCTCATCACAGCCTCCAACTCCCAGAAGCCCTCTGAT ACTGTCCTCACCTCCCTGATGCAGCCCGTCTCCAAAGCCATCCAGCAGGTCCAGGCGTTCCGCGAGCAGAACCGGACCTCGCCGCTCTTCAACCACCTGTCTGCGGTCAGCGAGAGCGTGCCGGCGCTCGGATGGGTTGCCATG GCGCCGAAGCCGGGTCCTTATGTCAAAGAGATGCAGGACGCCGCCATGTTCTACACCAACCGCGTGCTGAAGGACTACAAGGAGAA AGATAAGATGCACGTGGATTGGGTCAAAGCCTACGTCTCCATCTGGACCGAGATGCAGAACTACATCAAGGAGCATCACACCACCGGGCTGACCTGGAGCAAGACT GGACCCGTGGCCTCCGCCTCTGCAGCGCCGCCCAGGGCTCCACCCGCCGGTGGGTGTCCACCCCCTCCTCCTGGACCTCCCCCTCCCCCCGCAGACCTGAGCGAATCAAGCGGCGGTGGCGGCGGAGGCGACAGCCGCAACGCTCTGTTCGCCTCCATCAACAAGGGGGCTGACATCACTAAAg GTCTGAAACACGTGAGCGACAACGAGAAGACCCACAAGAACCCGGGTCTGCGGGGTAACACCGGCCCGGTCCGCTCGGGGCCCAAACCCTTCGGCTCCTCCCCACGACCGGCGGCCTCCACCGCCCCCGCCCGCACGCTGCCCCCCGTCCTGGAGCTGGAGGGGAAGAAGTGGAGAGTG GAGAACCAGGAGGGAGCGCAGGGCCTGGTGATCGGCGACACTGAGCTCAAGCAGGTGGTGTACGCCTTCAAGTGCAACAACAGCACCCTGCAGGTCAAAGGCAAGATCAACTCCATCATCCTCG ATAACTGTAAGAAGATGGGCCTGGTGTTTGACGATGTGGTCGGCATCGTGGAGGTCATCAACTGCAGAGATGTCAAGGTCCAG GTCATGGGGAAGGTCCCGACCATCTCCATCAACAAGACGGACGGCTGCCACATTTACCTGAGCAAAGACTCGCTGAGCTGCGAGCTCGTCAGCGCCAAGAGCTCCGAGATGAACGTCCTGGTTCCCAACAAGGACGGCGAGTTT acgGAGCTTCCTGTTCCCGAACAGTTCAAGACTGTCTGGGACGGCCAGAAGCTGGTGACCACAGCCACAGAGATCGCTGGATAG